In Bacteroidales bacterium, the genomic window CTGCTCTTTGGTGCATAAAAAGCTGTTGGGGATATTCAAAACGGTTTCTCCGATGATCGTGCCGTCTTCTTCATAGTAGTTGGCCTCTCCGTTTAGCTGAACCCACTGGTCGAGATTCTCTTCATTGTAAAGCCGGTCCCATTCCGGTTCTGTTTGCGTACACGAAACTGCGACAAAAAAAGAGACCGCTGCTATACTTGCAATCTTGAGTATGTTTTTCATTATTAACTGTTTTTTAGGTTATAATTGATTTACAAAGAATATTTAAGGCTTTGTTGGCTTAGCTAAATGGATCATAATTGAATATTTATTAGTAAATCATTCACTCATCCTGAAAATTAAACCCTTAGATTTCAATTATCAACGCTCTTAAACATCAGTAATCTGAAATCCATTGCTTGATCTCCGGGAATATTCCGGGCTTTAAGTGTTAACGTTCCTTTTCCTTCTTCTAAGTGGATAGTACCCATATCCATGGGCATAAAAGTCTTCACATAATATTCCCAACGATCTATCCTTTCTTTACCATGAAGCGGAGGATCATGAGCCTGATTTATTTTTCCTGTTAATTCACTAGAGGCAAAGCTCAACTCTATTGTAGAACCCAGATCTTTTTCGGGACAGGTATAGTAAATATCCACTTGGTAATCACCCTCACTCAATACTTCAACGTCCCACGTGATCTTGTCTGCAGTTTCCTTCCAATTCGTATAGAAAGAACAATTCGGTGATCGTCTGGAACGAACAATGTTCCCGTGGGCCTCTCCATCTCGGGCAGGTAATTGGGTGTATTTGAAATCAGGATGACCGATTGGGAACAAGCGGCTGTTCTTATTAATTTCCTCGGTCATTGCCTCTTCCCACTTTCTTAGGGTGTCCTCCAACCGATTTGCAATAGCAGGATTTTCCTCAGAGATATCATAGTATTGACCTCTATCTTTGGTGATGTTATATAGCTTTCCTTCATCATCGAGCCTGTATTTTTGACTTCTTACGCTGGCGCTTCCCCTCCAATAGGAGAATAGAAGCCGGTCTTTCCACAAATCTTCATTATCGGAAAGAATATTGTCCAGTCTAAGACCCGTTTCCCCTCTAAGTGCCTTTATTTCTTCCTGACTGTTTTCATTATGGAAAAGAAGAGGCTCCAGGCTCACTCCTTCAACTGGTTTGTTGGTTTCTGCCCGGATCCCTGCTAAATCTGTCAATGTGGGTAAAAGGTCAATGACTCCTGCTATCTTGTCAACTTTTGTTTTCTGTGGTATAACATTATGCCAACTGATAAACAGTGGAGAGCGTATTCCCCCTTCGTCGGTTGAACCTTTCCTGCCTTTCATACCCCCGTTCCATCTCCAGCTTTGAGGCCCGTTATCACCTAAATAGACCACAATGGTATTGGATTTTAATCCTAGTTTATCAACTTTTCCCATAAGGCGGCCAACATTCCAGTCAATGTTCTCGCAAATTGCCAGTACTGCTTTCGTGAAGCGGAGATTTTCCTTTTCCGGATCCCTGTGCCGCATATTTAATGATTTATCTTCAAATTTATCCCACCACCGGTCAGGAACCTGTAAGGGGTTATGAGGTGTATTGTAAGGGACATAAAGGAAAAAGGGTTTATTCCGGTTTTTCTCCATAAATTGCATAGCTTTTTCAGTCAGATCATTGGTGATATAACCATCGCCCTGAACAAGCCTGCCATTATGTTCGAGCATAGGACTGAAATAATGACCCCAATGGCCTGAAGCAAATCCGTAAAATTCATCAAATCCTCTTGCATTGGGATGATATGGGTATTGCATGCCATTGTGCCATTTTCCGAAAACCCCTGTTTCATATCCTGCAGACTGGAATATCTCGGCAATTGTTGTTTCATCCAGGTCCATCCGCTCTCCACCTTCAGAAGTACCGTATACATTACTATGAGGATGATAGCGGCCGGTCAGCAATTCAGCCCGCGTAGGCGAACTTACCGGAGCAACGTAAAAATTCTCAAATTGGGCTCCGCTGTGAGCCAGCGAGTCAATATGAGGGGTTTCTATATTGGTGTTGCCTGTTATGCTAAAATCTCCCCAGCCTTGGTCATCTGACATAATAACAATAACATTGGGTTTATTACCTTGATGACGTGCAGGTGTTTGAGCAATAGAATCTGTTGCTAAGCTATTTAAAATAAATGCTGATGCTGTTAAAAATGTTACTTTTTTCATAACTACCGATCAAATTCCAGTTGTGAGCGTCTTAACGTGATCTCGTTCATCACCTCATTGTCGATGTTAACGACCTTATAGGTCACTTCGGGGTCTCGTTTTTCCGTGTTGAATTTCAAAAGACCAAATGAGCATTTTTCATTATAACCAAAAATGGATTCCGGGAACACCGGATGCGTATGCACATTGGTCAGCTTCGAGCTTTCAAACTCATAAAAATCGTATCCGTCTTCCCTGGTAATCTTCCATGCATCGGAACGGTGACGGTCTGCGGAAATCAGTACTACTCCTTCAATGTTATTTTCTTCGATGAAGGAAAATATTTTTTCCCGTTCCTCTGCATAACCTTCCCAGGTATCCGACGTGCGGGGGACCTCCGTTCCCTTTGACGGAGGAAACTGACTTAATTCCGAATCACTGGGTTTCACGGTACCCGAGGGTCCGTAAACAGTTTGAGTTCCGCCTTTTACACCAAAAGACCAGGGTACGGGTGAGGCTATAACTTTAAAGGTTGCATCGGATTGTTTGAGCTTCTCAAACAGCCACTCTTTCTGAGCTTCACCCAACATATCCGGTTTCTCAAGGGTAGGAGAAGACCGGTAGTACCTGCCATCCAGCATAAAAAAGTCAACATCTCCTATGGAAAAATCCGTCCAGACACCGGGATCCTCTTCTTCTCCTCCATAATAGGGGTTGTTCCAGTTGTCCTTATATTTCTCCCATACCGGAATCTTCCATTCGGGCTCGTCTTTAGACGGGGTGCCCCAGGAATCATTCTGGCCGAAATCGTGATCATCCCATATGGCATAAATGGAAGTTCGGGCAATAAAGTTTTTATATTCCGCTGAGGAGTGGCGCCTGTA contains:
- a CDS encoding arylsulfatase, which encodes MSDDQGWGDFSITGNTNIETPHIDSLAHSGAQFENFYVAPVSSPTRAELLTGRYHPHSNVYGTSEGGERMDLDETTIAEIFQSAGYETGVFGKWHNGMQYPYHPNARGFDEFYGFASGHWGHYFSPMLEHNGRLVQGDGYITNDLTEKAMQFMEKNRNKPFFLYVPYNTPHNPLQVPDRWWDKFEDKSLNMRHRDPEKENLRFTKAVLAICENIDWNVGRLMGKVDKLGLKSNTIVVYLGDNGPQSWRWNGGMKGRKGSTDEGGIRSPLFISWHNVIPQKTKVDKIAGVIDLLPTLTDLAGIRAETNKPVEGVSLEPLLFHNENSQEEIKALRGETGLRLDNILSDNEDLWKDRLLFSYWRGSASVRSQKYRLDDEGKLYNITKDRGQYYDISEENPAIANRLEDTLRKWEEAMTEEINKNSRLFPIGHPDFKYTQLPARDGEAHGNIVRSRRSPNCSFYTNWKETADKITWDVEVLSEGDYQVDIYYTCPEKDLGSTIELSFASSELTGKINQAHDPPLHGKERIDRWEYYVKTFMPMDMGTIHLEEGKGTLTLKARNIPGDQAMDFRLLMFKSVDN
- a CDS encoding alkaline phosphatase D family protein, which encodes MKPSKVSLIIVLFLSIISYGLSQKHGFDPERYCFQHREAIQLIADGEMDQAIELAESFIDENSEDIEAIYVQAVAHAQKGEIKKAMDYVDKSLELGISFSRYLAGPRDLLKPLVNSEPFRQRMKDNGPYLLHGPMLSNVTDSRAEFWVRTFRENSVSVVVKELGKDKTIQSETVETDASRDYTATIPVTGLEANTEYQYIVVVGDKEIGNKATDKRWVFRTYPQTGEPTTLAVGFGGGAGYTPFYNHMWNTLSARWLPAFLFLGDNVYIDHPKYPQVQDYCYYRRHSSAEYKNFIARTSIYAIWDDHDFGQNDSWGTPSKDEPEWKIPVWEKYKDNWNNPYYGGEEEDPGVWTDFSIGDVDFFMLDGRYYRSSPTLEKPDMLGEAQKEWLFEKLKQSDATFKVIASPVPWSFGVKGGTQTVYGPSGTVKPSDSELSQFPPSKGTEVPRTSDTWEGYAEEREKIFSFIEENNIEGVVLISADRHRSDAWKITREDGYDFYEFESSKLTNVHTHPVFPESIFGYNEKCSFGLLKFNTEKRDPEVTYKVVNIDNEVMNEITLRRSQLEFDR